Within the Pseudonocardia alni genome, the region TCGTCGGACCGGCGTGATGAGATGGCGGCATGGGGACCGCCCTCGCGTACGTGCTCGTGCTGGCCGGCGTCGCCGCGCTGGTGTTCGTGTTGGCGGCCGCGGTCTTCGGCCGCGGGGAGGAGCTCGCCCCGCTCGCCCCGGACGCGACACCCACCCGGCTGCCCGCCCGCGAGGTCTCCGGAACCGACGTCCGCGACCTGCGTTTCCAGCAGGTGCTGCGCGGATACCGGATG harbors:
- a CDS encoding DivIVA domain-containing protein; its protein translation is MGTALAYVLVLAGVAALVFVLAAAVFGRGEELAPLAPDATPTRLPAREVSGTDVRDLRFQQVLRGYRMAEVDWALDRLAGELDRVRTDRHELADRVARLEATIARMRAEEDPGDEQRRQW